In Nostoc sphaeroides, the genomic window GAATCCCATCGTTGAGGCTCCGCCTCCCTTACTGGCGGCAGAGCCACCAGGAGATGCATTTCCAGCCGGAGGCTGGAAACGAGATTTTAAAGGAGTTTGGGCTTAAGTTAACACCAATGGGCACTGCCGTGATCCTACACCTCGTGATCTAATGTTGTACCCCATCTGAATGGGAACCGCTATAGTCCAGCACGGCGGAAATAAAGATACCATTTTAAATGGCTCAGAGCAAGGGCATAAAGGGTTTTTAAAGACAAAAACGAAAGTTATCAAGGGTGAATTGACCATCAAAAGCACAGAAGGTAACGCTGTAGATGTTATTCCCAGTTATAGATAATAAGGTATTGGGGGAAATTGCCGAGTCTGAATTGGCAAGATTGGCGCTTGGTAGTGCAGTTTGAGCAATGAGTTGGCGATCGCGATCGTAGGCGGAAAGCACTAGCCGTTGCGAACTAGTGACAAAGGCGCTAACCGAATTAACCGGATGCAAGAAAGTAGCTTCTAAAAATCCGCTTTTGGGCGCTCCCATTAAAACTGTTAGCCCTGAATAGGCTGGAAATGCTGGATTTGATGGCTGTATTGCTATAGAATTGTGAAAAATTACTCCCCAGCGTTCATACTGGCGCTCTACTGATTCAAAACACTTTAAGTCTTCCAACTCTAAACAAATACAAGTAGGTACAGCCACTCTGCCAGCGTCAATAGCTGACTCGACCTGCTCCCCCCAAGCTGAAACTTTAATTTCATTTTGTATATTAAAGTCAAGCGCAAATTTAGCGTTTTCAATCGTTGGTAGTTTATTTAATTGAAGAGTAGCCTGTACCATGACATCCCGCCTTACCATTACCTAGATAATAAATAGATTTAGTAATACATCAAAAGCTATGTTTCTACATGTCTAACTAGAATTAATAGCTTGTTAAAATGAGCATTTTGAATCTTCTTGATGCTCAAAATTATTTATGATTTTGTTGATAGACTAACATAAAAACTTATGTTCTATTCACGCTTTAGTTATCTTTGTTACCAAGATAAACCCTTGTAACACAGTAATTTCAAGGCTCAGTCACTTTTTATTATGAAAAAAAATCACCAAATCTTTACAAGTAATCCAGTAATTTTATATCTACTTAATCTGATGCTAGGAAGAAGTCTTAAAGTGATTGGTTCGCTGATAATAACAATGAGTGAGGAGTTTGAACTAAATAGGTAAGTATTCTGGGGTGACCAAAGAAGATGCGATGACGGGGATAAATTATCAAATACTCTCACCGTATCTACGTATACTCAGGATTAGTTTGTTGCCCATGTTACTTTATTACTACAATCAACAAAACATACTTATGTTTCAACCACCAGGATTTGAACAACGCTCTATAAATACCTCACTAGGTAGGATAGTATACTATACAGCCACTGGGTCACCTTGGCAGGACAATTTTACAGCAAAAGATGATCGGGAAACTTTAGTGTTTCTGCACGGCTTTGGTGGTGGGTCTTCTGCTTATGAGTGGTCGAAAGTATATCCGGCTTTTGCCGCCGAATATCGGGTTATTGCGCCAGATTTAATCGGTTGGGGTAGGTCTGAGCATCCGGCACGGAGTTATCAGATTGAAGATTATTTAACGACGATTCGGGAGTTTTTTGAGCAGACTTGTACCGGGCCAGTAACAGCGATCGCTTCTTCTTTGACCGCAGCCTTTACAATTCGAGTAGCATCAGATCATCCTGATTTATTCAAGTCTTTAATTCTCACTACCCCCGCCGGACTTTCCGACTTTGGCGAAGACTACTCCCGTAGTTTTTTTGCCCAGTTAGTCAGCGTTCCCGTTGTTGACCGTTTACTTTACAGCACTGGAATAGCAACCAGTGGGGGTATTCGCAGTTTCTTAGAGCAACGGCAATTTGCTCAATCTAATCGAGTCTACCAAGAAATTGTAGATGCTTATTTACAATCTGCCCAACAGCCTAATGCTGAGTATGCAGCACTCTCCTTTGTCCGTGGCGATTTATGCTTTGATTTATCCCTTTACATTCAACAACTGACGACTCCCACCGCCATTATTTGGGGACAAAGGTCAGAATTTACAGGCCCCTCAATTGGTCGCCGCCTTGCCGAAATTAATCCCCAAGCGATCCGATTTTTTCAACAGTTGGAAGATGTGGGGTTAACACCGCAGTTAGAGTTACCAGCAGTGACAATTGGGTTAATTCGCCAATTTTTGCCTTTGCTTAATTAGTGCTTTGTTCAGTAGTACTGGGTAGGTAGCACAGGTGTCATTGGTGCCAACAAAAGCCTAGAAATAGCTTAACTATTAGCTGACTCACCCGCATGGAACTAAAGTTCTTTGGCTTTTAGCTAAAGTCTACTGAAGTAGACTAAAGATTTCTGGGTATATTTAGTCATCAAGAGATGACTTTTGCTAAAAGCCAAGGAAGTTCAGTTACTTGCAGCAGGACATAGCTTTTACGTTAAGTTGACACCAATGCACATCTCTGTGCCCCTACAAGTGAGTTAGATGGCGATGCCTACGGCGGGCTGTTCGGTGTCGCTACCGGGTGACTTTCCCGTCTGGCAAACGGTATACTGCTATTTTCGGAAAGTTTACTGCGATCGCTAAGGCTGTAATAGCTGGTTTTGATTTGAGAAAATTCAATAATTTCATGGCGGTAAGGAACGCAATTATATAACAGGGTTCCCATTTGATAGGGTGAGATGCCAATTTTGGATTGAAGAAGAAATCTAAAATTTAAAATCTCAAATCCAAAATTGAACATTCTTTTACAACGCAGAATAAAAATCTGTTTTTTCCATATCTCATGCTCTATGACCGACTACTTTCGCTCTAATGTTGATGCAATGGCTAGCTATATTCCTGGTGAGCAGCCTCAACGCGGTACACAGATAATTAAACTCAACAGTAACGAAAACCCCTATCCTCCTTCGCCTGCGGCGCTAGCTGTGCTGCAAAATATTGATGGCGAGTGGTTGCGAAGGTATCCAGAACCTTTCGGGGGGGAGTTCCGGGAAGCTGCAAGTAAAGTTTTAGGTGTTCCTAGCGATTGGATAATTGTGGGAAATGGCAGTGACGAATTGTTGAGCGTGGTGATTCGAGCTTGTGCAGAACCTGGGAAGAAGGTAGTTTATCCCATGCCCACTTATGTGCTATATCGCACATTAACAGAAATGCAAGCTGCGGAAATTATTGAGATTCCTTACAGCGATGACTACAGTTTACCTTTGGAAGAACTAATTGCTGTCAATGGATCTGTGACATTCATTGCATCGCCTAATAGTCCATCGGGGCATGTGGTAGCAACAAATGATCTGCGAAAATTAGCCAGCCAGTTATCTGGAGTTTTAGTGATTGACGAAGCATACATAGATTTTACCGAAGAGAATGCATTGGCTTTGGTAAAGGACTACGAAAACGTCATCGTAATTCGCACACTTTCTAAAGGGTACTCGTTAGCTGGATTACGGCTGGGATTTGGGGTGGCAAATCCCAAGCTGTTGCAGGGATTGTTTAAGGTGAAAGATAGCTATAACATTGATGCGATCGCTTGTGCAATTGGCACGGCTGCTATTACCGATCAAGCTTATAAAAATGCTTGTGTGGCAAAGATTAAAGCATCGCGGAATCAGTTAGCAACAGACTTAAAGCAATTAGGTTTTCATCTTTGGGATTCCCAAGCTAATTTTTTGCTGGTACAGCCAAGAGAAGGAAATGCAGAATATCTCTATCAAAAACTAAAGGAACGGGGAATTTTAATCCGCTACTTCAAGCAGCCTGGACTAGATGATAAATTACGCATTACTGTTGGTACTGATGAACAAAATCAGGCTTTAGTGGAGGCACTAATTTATTTATTAGAGACTAGGGCTGTAAACTGATTAAAAGTGATAAGGGAGCAGTTGTGTAGGTTGGGTTGAGGGACGAAACCCAATATTTCGGGGACTGCTTGTAAATGGGGGCTTTGGATCAAGCGAATCGCACTTCCCCCCCCAAGATTCAGAATAATTGCATTAGATGAATTACAACGCTACAAACAAGCTCTCCATCCCCTGAGCTATAGACGGATGGGGAATT contains:
- a CDS encoding alpha/beta fold hydrolase; amino-acid sequence: MFQPPGFEQRSINTSLGRIVYYTATGSPWQDNFTAKDDRETLVFLHGFGGGSSAYEWSKVYPAFAAEYRVIAPDLIGWGRSEHPARSYQIEDYLTTIREFFEQTCTGPVTAIASSLTAAFTIRVASDHPDLFKSLILTTPAGLSDFGEDYSRSFFAQLVSVPVVDRLLYSTGIATSGGIRSFLEQRQFAQSNRVYQEIVDAYLQSAQQPNAEYAALSFVRGDLCFDLSLYIQQLTTPTAIIWGQRSEFTGPSIGRRLAEINPQAIRFFQQLEDVGLTPQLELPAVTIGLIRQFLPLLN
- the hisC gene encoding histidinol-phosphate transaminase, translating into MTDYFRSNVDAMASYIPGEQPQRGTQIIKLNSNENPYPPSPAALAVLQNIDGEWLRRYPEPFGGEFREAASKVLGVPSDWIIVGNGSDELLSVVIRACAEPGKKVVYPMPTYVLYRTLTEMQAAEIIEIPYSDDYSLPLEELIAVNGSVTFIASPNSPSGHVVATNDLRKLASQLSGVLVIDEAYIDFTEENALALVKDYENVIVIRTLSKGYSLAGLRLGFGVANPKLLQGLFKVKDSYNIDAIACAIGTAAITDQAYKNACVAKIKASRNQLATDLKQLGFHLWDSQANFLLVQPREGNAEYLYQKLKERGILIRYFKQPGLDDKLRITVGTDEQNQALVEALIYLLETRAVN